The Pseudomonas protegens genome contains the following window.
TGGCCAGGGCCTGGTCGAGCCAGGCTTGTACCTGATGCAGGCGGGCCACGGTGGCTTCCAGCACCTTGGGTTCGCGGTTGAGGGCCATGCGCAGGCTGAGCACGCGGATGCTCAACACGTAGTCGCGCACTTCACCCAGGTAGCGGGTGCTGGGCAGGGAAATGTTTTCGGTGTGCTGGCCGGTGGCGCGGACTTCGGCCACTTGCTTGAGGGCGAACAGCCCCTGCAGCAGGACCAGCAGGGCAATCACGCCGAAGCTGATCACGGCGCGTTTGGCGATGCTCAGGTTACCCAGCGTCATGGGACGTACTCCGAGTGTGGAAAAAAAAGGGAGGGGTGCAGATAAAAAAGCGCAGGCCCGGGACCGGACCTGCGCGAGGGGAGCATCAGTCTTCTACGTGGGGAATCTTGCGCGGGGCCATGAAGTACATCCAGGTCAGGGCAATGAAGTACATGGCCGGGATCAGGGTGAACAGCAGGGTGTAGTTGTTGTTGGTGACGGTGAGGATGTGGCCGACGATCTGGGTCATGAACATGCCGCCGATGGCCGCGCACATGCCGCCGAAGCCGAACACGGTGCTCATCATGTGCTTGGGCGTGTAGTCCATCACCAGGCTCCAGATGTTGGCGGTCCAGGCCTGGTGGGCGCCGATCCCCAGGGAGATGGCGAACACGGCCAGCCACAGGTTGGCGGTGCCGGCGGCCATGATCACGCCGATGATGCAGCAGGCGAACAGGAACATTGACAGCAGCCGCGCCTTGATCGGGTTCATGCCGCGACCGATGAGGAACGAGGAGAGGATGCCGCCACCGACGCTGCCGAAGTCGGCGGTCAGGTAGATGATGATCAGCGGGATGCCCATCTGGGTCACGTTGATCCCCAGGTTGTACTGCTGGTTGAGGAACGGCGGCAGCCAGTACAGGTAGAACCAGAACACCGGCGCGGTCAGCGAGTAGGCCAGGGCGAAGGCCCAGGTGCCGCGCATGCGCAGGATGCGGCTGAAGGGCACGCGGGTCGGCTCGGGTTCTACTTGTTGCTGGATGTAGGCCAGTTCCGAGGCTTTGACGCTGGGGTGGTCTTCCGGGTTGAAGTACTTCAGGCCCCAGAACAGCAGCCAGACGCCGCCCAGCGCGGCCATGCACAGGAACGCCGCTTGCCAGCCCCAGGCGTGGAGGATCAGCGGCAGCAGCATCGGGGTGAACATCGCACCGACGTTGGTCCCGGCGTTGAAGATCCCGGTGGCCACCGCGCGTTCGCCGGCCGGGAACCACAGGCGCGTGGTCTTCACGCAGGCCGGGTAGTTGGCGGCTTCGGTGAGCCCGAGAATGAACCGGCAGACCATGAAGCCCGCCGCCGAAGTGGCCAGGCCGTGGGCGCCGGTGGCCAGGCTCCACAGCAGCACGGCGAAGAAGAACACCCGCTTCACGCCGATCCGGTCGATCAGCCGGCCCTGGAGCACGAAGCCCACGGCGTAGCCGACCTGGAACCAGAAGTTGATGTTGGCGT
Protein-coding sequences here:
- a CDS encoding MFS transporter, yielding MTPSQSSRIAPSLGAASGIGDKIRGAMAVGKTRWGMLALVFFATTLNYIDRAALGVMQPILAKEMSWTAMDYANINFWFQVGYAVGFVLQGRLIDRIGVKRVFFFAVLLWSLATGAHGLATSAAGFMVCRFILGLTEAANYPACVKTTRLWFPAGERAVATGIFNAGTNVGAMFTPMLLPLILHAWGWQAAFLCMAALGGVWLLFWGLKYFNPEDHPSVKASELAYIQQQVEPEPTRVPFSRILRMRGTWAFALAYSLTAPVFWFYLYWLPPFLNQQYNLGINVTQMGIPLIIIYLTADFGSVGGGILSSFLIGRGMNPIKARLLSMFLFACCIIGVIMAAGTANLWLAVFAISLGIGAHQAWTANIWSLVMDYTPKHMMSTVFGFGGMCAAIGGMFMTQIVGHILTVTNNNYTLLFTLIPAMYFIALTWMYFMAPRKIPHVED